The Gemmatimonadaceae bacterium genome segment ACGACTTGGGCGCGTTGAACAGCGCCATCAGCGTGATGAATCCCCCGTAGCTGCCGCCGTAGAGTCCGATGCGCTCGGGGTCGATGCCGAAGTTCTTCGTGAGGTACGCCGACCCATCGACCTGGTCCGCAAGGTCACGACCGCCCATCCAGCGGTAGATCGCGGTGCGCCAGTCGCGCCCGTACCCGGCCGAGGCGCGGTAGTCGATGTCGAGCACGACGTAGCCCCTGGACGCGAGGTACTGGTTGAACATGTACTCGCGGGAATAGCTCGACCAGTAATTGTGCACGTTGTGCAGGTAGCCCGCGCCGTGCACGAAGATCACCGCGGCGCCGTTAGGCCGCGCGCGCATGTCGCGCGGCCGGTAGATGCGTGCCGGCACCTGGACGCCGTCGGAGGCGGGGATCATCACGATCTCCGGCTTGATCCACCCGAAGCCGAGCCACTCCGCCGTGGGTGACGTGGTGAGTTTCGAGAGTGCCGCGGCCGGGGCGTAGTTGCCAACGAACAGCTCGGGCGGCGTGTTGGACTGCGAATACACGTCGGCGATGAGCCGGCCGTCGGGGGACACGACGACCTGGTGCCCACCGACGGCGGTGGTGATGCGTTCGGTCGGCCCACCGGCGACGGGCATCCGGTAGAAGTGCTGCTCGAACGGTGAGACCTCCGACGTAGTGAGCTCGAACCAGCGCTGGTCGTCGGAGATGCGCGCCGAAAGCACTTCGTATTTGCCCTGTGTCAGCTGACGCCGGTCGCTGCCGTCGACATTCATCGTGTAGAGGTGCGCATAGCCGTCGGCCTCGCTCACGAACCACACGCGGTCACCGCCCGGGACAAAGCCGCCGCAGCCGAAACACGGTCCGCCGACCCACGCCGAGTCGCGCAGGACGTCGATGGATCGCAGGGCGCCGTTCGCGCCGTCCACGGTGTACAAATGGCGCGCCTTGAAGTCGGACTGCTCGACAAAGAGCAGGGCCGTCGTCCCGCTCGCGTTCCACCCCAGCGCGCGCACGCTTGCCGCGGTGCGCGACGTGTCGGTGGGATGAGGCCTGAGCCAGGTGACCTTGCCGCTGGGCAGCTCCATGAAGCCCGCGCGTCCGCCGCCCTGCGTGTCGCCCACCTTCGACCGGATGACGATGTCTTCGGTGTAGCCCGAGAGTGTCACGTAGTTGGGCACGATCGCCTGTCGGGCCCCGGGCGTGGCGAAGGTCGTCGTGAAGAGGAGCGAACGACCGGCGGGCGAAACGCTCAGCGACGTGATGCGCTCGTTGGGCAGGAGGTAGAGCGCGCGCGGACGCGCGGCTTCGTCGGCCTCACGGTCAGCCCTGGCGATGGAATCCGTGCGCGCGCGTTCACGCACGGCCTCGAACAGAAGCTTCTGATCGCCTTCGAGCGCGGCACGCTGCGGGTCGAGTCGCGGGGGCGTAGGCGGCGCCGGAGCCGGCCGGACGTCGGTCAACTGCGCAATCGTTGGCGTGGCGAGGTCGAGCGACATCACGTTCGATCCCTCGCGCACGAAGTACACGGTGCGCCCGTCAGCCGAAAAGGCGGGGCTGGACTCGTTGATCGGCGGCGTGTGGGTCAGCCGTCGCGCCGTGCTCGCGCGCATGTCGACCAGCCACAGGTCTCCCCCGACCGACACCACGCGGCGCGCGCGATCGGGCGAAAGCGAGCCTGCGGCGAGCAACGGTGCGACAGAGTCCATGTGTGCCGGGCTCAGCGCCTCGGGGGCGGCGCCGGGCCGTGCCTGAACGCGCCACGGTTTGAGGGGCTCGTTCCACGCGGTGCCCGGCGGGAGCCACTGGAAATAGATCCACGCCGCGTCGGGCGTGAAGCGCGGGCTCCCGGGTTCGCGGCCGTAGAGTTCCGGCCCGCGCATCATGTTCGCGATGGAGAAATCAAACCGACCCTGGCCCTGCAGACCGAGTGGGAACGCGGCCAGGACGATGGCGGACAGCAAATGGCGTCGCATGCGTCAGTCTCCCGCCACCGCGACCCGTGGCTCGAAGGGAATTTCCGTGGACACCGCCGGTTTGCGACCCTGGAGCACGGCCAACCATTCCCTGGCCGAGGCCGCGAGCACGACAATGACGGAAAGCAGGAAGAACGCCGTCACGCCGGCGTCGAGGCGGTCGTTGAAGATGAGGCGCCCTGCATCCGCCGCAGACCTGATGTTGGCGGGCAGGGTACCACTCGCGACCTGCCCTTCGAGCACACGTGCGTGGGAGAGGAACCCCAGGCGCGGATCGGCCGAGAAGATCTTGAGCCACCCGGCGCTCATCGTGACAATCGTGAGCCACACGAGGGGAATGAGCGTCATGAACGCATACCGCTGCTTGCCCATCTTGATGATCACCGTGGTGCCGACGCAGAGGGCGACGAGCGCGAGGAGCTGGTTGGCGATGCCGAACAGCGGCCAGAGCGAGTTGATGCCACCCAGCGGGTCGACGACGCCCTGGTACAGAAAGTAGCCCCACAGCGCGACGAACAGCGCACTCGAGAACACCACCGCCGGGTACCACGAAATGCGCCCGAGGGGTGCGTACACATGCTTGAGCAGATCCTGCAGCATGAAACGCCCGACGCGGGTGCCGGCATCGAGCGTCGTGAGGATGAAGAGCGCCTCGAACATGATGGCGAAGTGGTACCAGAGCGCGAGCGTGTGCGCACCCATCCAGCCGGAGAACAATTGCGCCATGCCGACCGCGAGACTCGGTGCGCCACCGGTCCGCGAGAGCAGTCGGCTCTCGCCAATGTTGCGGGTCAGCTCGGTGAAGGCGGCGGGGTCGAGCGTGAAGCCCCAGTTGGCCACAGCGGCCGCCGCACTCTCCACGGTCGTGCCGATCGCTGCCGGCGGCGAGTTGATGGCGAAGAAGGTGCCGGGGGTGAGTACGCACGCGGCGATCAGGGCGAGCGTCGCGACGAGTGACTCGGTGAGCATCGCGCCGTAGCCGATGAATCGCGCGTCGGGTTCGCGCTCGAGCAGCTTGGGCGTGGTGCCTGAAGAGATCAGCGCGTGGAACCCCGAGATCGCGCCGCACGCGATCGTGATGAAGCAAAACGGGAACAACTTGCCGGCGAAGACGGGGCCGGTGCCGTCGATGAACCGCGTGACGGCCGGCATCTGCAGGTCGGGCATCACGACCAGGATCGCCACCGCCAGCGCGACGACGACGCCGATCTTGACGAACGCCGAGAGGTAGTCCCGTGGAGCCAGGAGCAGCCAGACCGGTAGCACGCTGGCCATGAAGCCGTAGACCATGATCGTGATTGCGAGCGCCGGTCGCGACAGCGCGAAGCTCGGCGCCAGCGCCGGGTTCTCGGCGACTGCGCGGCCGATGAAGAGCGCGACCACGAGCAGGACAAGTCCACCCGCGGTGGCCTCCAGCACCTTGTGTGGCCGGATCCAGCGCATGTAGCCGCCCATGAGCAGCGCAATCGGGATCGTGAGGCCAACGGTCACGATGCCCCACGGGCTGTCGCCGAGCGCGTTCACCACGATGAGCGCGAGGACCGCGATGAGGACGATCATGATGCCCAGCACCGCGACGAGCGCGGTCACGCCGGCGACGCTCCCGATCTCCTCCTTCGCCATCTGACCCAGCGTCTTGCCATTGCGGCGAACCGAGGCACAGAGGATGACGCAGTCCTGCACCGCGCCGCCGAGTACGACGCCGATGACGATCCAGAGTGCGCCAGGCAGGAAGCCGAACTGCGCGGCGAGCGTCGGACCAACGAGTGGTCCGGGGCCGGCGATGGCCGCGAAGTGGTGGCCGAAGACGACCCACCGGTTGGTCGGCACGTAATCGCGGCCGTCGTTGAGTCGCTCCGACGGCGTGCGCCGCGTGGCGTCGAGGGCAAAGATGTTGGCGGCGATGATCCTGCTGTAGAACCGATAGGCAACGGCGTAGAAACAGACCGCCGCGGTCACCAGCCATGCGGCGCTGACCGTTTCGCCTCGCGACAGCGCGAGCCAGGCAAAGGACGCCGTGCCGATCGCCGTGACGGCGACCCACGCGAGAACTTTCAGCGTTCGCTGCATAACGTGAGGTTGAGGGGCGAGCGGAGGCACGTGGCCGCTGCGGCGCAGCGTGCATGAAGTCCGGCGTACCGGGGGCAGAAATTGGACCGCGTGGCCGGGGGGGTCAACCAATCGGTGCCGTCGCGGTGAGCGTGCGGCTAGTTTTCGGTCCGTGACGCTTCTTCCCGGCCGTATCCGGCGCCTTGCCGCCCTGAGTCTCACGGGGGCGCTCGCGTGTGGCGGATCCGCGGCGCGCTCGGCGACGGGAACCACAGCGCCCGGCCAGGCCGCGACGGCGGCGACGAGCGCCGGGTCACTCAACCGCTTCGCGGCCGAACGCGTGATGGTGCTGCCGGCGCAGTCGGTCTCAGGGGTCGATCCGCTGGGATGGCGCGCGCGGGCCGGGGACGAGCAGGTGCTGCTGCGTCGCGTCGACTCCACGCTGGCGGCGCAACTGGGTGAACGCGGACTCACGCAGTGGGCCTTCACCGCCGCGCTCGTGCGCGCCGCGCGGCGCAACCCGACGTACGTCACCGATCCCTATCAAGTGCGAGCGCTGGGGGCCATTCGCGCGGCGATGCGCTCGCGCGAGCAGATGGTGCTGGAACCCGTGTCGTCGCAGCTGCGTGCATTGGCGGGCGTGAGTGACGCGCGCTGGGCGCTGGTGCCGCTGGAGGTGGCGTTCGTGGGCGACGACGCGGGCGGACACGTCGCCCTCTCGATGGCGATCGTCGACGTGCGCGGCACACAGGTGCGGTGGAGCGGGAGCGTGGCCGGGGCACGGGCGTCCGACTATTCCTTCGCGGCCGTCGAGTCCGCGATCCACCGAGCGGCCGACCTCGTCGTGCCGCGTGACTGATCGAATCCATGGGCATTCCCTGCACGCTGATCCCCGGTGATGGCATCGGGCCGGACATCACTGAAGCCACCCTGCGCGTGCTCGAGGCGTCGGGGGCAGCCTTCGAATGGGACCGTCAGCTCGCGGGAATGGCCGCGGTCCAGGCGGTCAACAACCCCATTCCCGACGCGACGCTGGACTCGATCCGGCGCACGAAGCTGGCGCTCAAGGGGCCGCTGGAGACGCCGATCGGCGAGGGCTTTCGTTCGATCAACGTGGCGTTGCGCAAGACGTTCGACCTCTACGCCAATGTGCGGCCGTCGCGCGACCTGGTGCCCGGGGGGCGGTACGAGGGCGTCGACATCGTGCTGGTGCGCGAGAACACCGAGGGGCTCTACGCCGGCCTCGAGCACTACATCAAGATTGCAGAAGACGACAAGGCCGCGGCGCAGTCGATCGCGCTGATCACGCGCGTCGGGTCGGAGCGCGTCATTCGTTATGCGTTCGAGTACGCGCTGGCCCACGGACGGCGCAAGATCACGCTGGTGCACAAGGCGAACATCCTCAAGTACTCGCAGGGCCTGTTCCGCCAGGTCGGGCAGCAGATCGCCAGGGAGTTCGAGGGCCGCGTGGCGTACGACGAGCGGATCGTCGATGCCTGTGCGATGCAGCTGGTGATGAAGCCGGAGCAGTTCGACGTGATCGTCACCACCAACCTCTTTGGCGACATCCTGTCCGACCTCGTGTCGGGCCTCGTCGGTGGGCTGGGGATGGCGCCCGGCTCGAACATCGGGGCGCACGCGGCGATCTTCGAGGCGGTCCACGGGACGGCGCCCGACATCGCTGGCCTTGGCGTCGCCAACCCGTCGGCCCTGCTGCTCGCCGCTTGCCTCATGCTCGACCATGTGGGCGACGGCGCACGGGCGCACCGCATCCGTTCCGCGGTCGAGGCGGTCGTGCGTGAGGGGCGCGTCACCACGCGCGACCTGGGCGGCTCGGCGACCACGGCGCAGTACGCCGACGCCGTGATCGCGCGCGTCACCGGCTGACGCGCCGCGTGCCGAGCGGAACCCTGCGACTGCTCCACGTCTCCGACCTGCACTTCGGCAGACCGTGTATCCCGGAAGTGATCGACGCGATGGAGGCCCACGGCGCGTCGGCCGGTTACGACGCCGTGATCGTCTCGGGCGACGTGGCGCAACGCTCGCTCTCGGGCGAGTTCCAGCGCGCGGCGGCGTTCATCCGTGACGTGCGCCGGCATCGACCCTTGCTCATCGTGCCCGGGAACCACGACGTGTCGTGGTGGATGTCCCCGCTGCACCTGCTGGGCACCGATGGGCTCTACACGCGCTACCGGCGCTACATCAGCGAGGACCTCGAACCGGCGATGTCGGTGCCCGGGGCGCGCGTGATCGGCGTGAACACCTCGCACGGCGTGGGTTGGTATACGCTCACCACGCGACCGCGGGACGTGTCCATCATCGGCGTAGTGACCGACGCTCAGCTCGATCGCGTGGCCGCCGAGTGCGCGGCAACGCCCACTGACACCGCGCGGATCGTGGTGATGCACCACAACCCCGTGCGCGGGCAGCTCTCGAACCGCTTCGGCATCAAACACCCCGGCAAGGTGATCGAGCGATATGCACGGGCGGGCGTCGACCTGGTGCTGTGCGGCCACGATCACCAGGAGGCGGTGCACCATCTGC includes the following:
- a CDS encoding S9 family peptidase, with the protein product MRRHLLSAIVLAAFPLGLQGQGRFDFSIANMMRGPELYGREPGSPRFTPDAAWIYFQWLPPGTAWNEPLKPWRVQARPGAAPEALSPAHMDSVAPLLAAGSLSPDRARRVVSVGGDLWLVDMRASTARRLTHTPPINESSPAFSADGRTVYFVREGSNVMSLDLATPTIAQLTDVRPAPAPPTPPRLDPQRAALEGDQKLLFEAVRERARTDSIARADREADEAARPRALYLLPNERITSLSVSPAGRSLLFTTTFATPGARQAIVPNYVTLSGYTEDIVIRSKVGDTQGGGRAGFMELPSGKVTWLRPHPTDTSRTAASVRALGWNASGTTALLFVEQSDFKARHLYTVDGANGALRSIDVLRDSAWVGGPCFGCGGFVPGGDRVWFVSEADGYAHLYTMNVDGSDRRQLTQGKYEVLSARISDDQRWFELTTSEVSPFEQHFYRMPVAGGPTERITTAVGGHQVVVSPDGRLIADVYSQSNTPPELFVGNYAPAAALSKLTTSPTAEWLGFGWIKPEIVMIPASDGVQVPARIYRPRDMRARPNGAAVIFVHGAGYLHNVHNYWSSYSREYMFNQYLASRGYVVLDIDYRASAGYGRDWRTAIYRWMGGRDLADQVDGSAYLTKNFGIDPERIGLYGGSYGGFITLMALFNAPKSFGAGAALRSVTDWAHYNHGYTARILNQPQSDTLAYRRSSPIFFAEKLEDPLLMAHGMVDVNVHFQDIVRLTERFIELGKTRWELAVYPVEDHGFVRPDSWTDEYRRIFELFESTIRKGGRR
- a CDS encoding carbon starvation protein A; the encoded protein is MQRTLKVLAWVAVTAIGTASFAWLALSRGETVSAAWLVTAAVCFYAVAYRFYSRIIAANIFALDATRRTPSERLNDGRDYVPTNRWVVFGHHFAAIAGPGPLVGPTLAAQFGFLPGALWIVIGVVLGGAVQDCVILCASVRRNGKTLGQMAKEEIGSVAGVTALVAVLGIMIVLIAVLALIVVNALGDSPWGIVTVGLTIPIALLMGGYMRWIRPHKVLEATAGGLVLLVVALFIGRAVAENPALAPSFALSRPALAITIMVYGFMASVLPVWLLLAPRDYLSAFVKIGVVVALAVAILVVMPDLQMPAVTRFIDGTGPVFAGKLFPFCFITIACGAISGFHALISSGTTPKLLEREPDARFIGYGAMLTESLVATLALIAACVLTPGTFFAINSPPAAIGTTVESAAAAVANWGFTLDPAAFTELTRNIGESRLLSRTGGAPSLAVGMAQLFSGWMGAHTLALWYHFAIMFEALFILTTLDAGTRVGRFMLQDLLKHVYAPLGRISWYPAVVFSSALFVALWGYFLYQGVVDPLGGINSLWPLFGIANQLLALVALCVGTTVIIKMGKQRYAFMTLIPLVWLTIVTMSAGWLKIFSADPRLGFLSHARVLEGQVASGTLPANIRSAADAGRLIFNDRLDAGVTAFFLLSVIVVLAASAREWLAVLQGRKPAVSTEIPFEPRVAVAGD
- a CDS encoding NAD-dependent isocitrate dehydrogenase, yielding MGIPCTLIPGDGIGPDITEATLRVLEASGAAFEWDRQLAGMAAVQAVNNPIPDATLDSIRRTKLALKGPLETPIGEGFRSINVALRKTFDLYANVRPSRDLVPGGRYEGVDIVLVRENTEGLYAGLEHYIKIAEDDKAAAQSIALITRVGSERVIRYAFEYALAHGRRKITLVHKANILKYSQGLFRQVGQQIAREFEGRVAYDERIVDACAMQLVMKPEQFDVIVTTNLFGDILSDLVSGLVGGLGMAPGSNIGAHAAIFEAVHGTAPDIAGLGVANPSALLLAACLMLDHVGDGARAHRIRSAVEAVVREGRVTTRDLGGSATTAQYADAVIARVTG
- a CDS encoding metallophosphoesterase — translated: MPSGTLRLLHVSDLHFGRPCIPEVIDAMEAHGASAGYDAVIVSGDVAQRSLSGEFQRAAAFIRDVRRHRPLLIVPGNHDVSWWMSPLHLLGTDGLYTRYRRYISEDLEPAMSVPGARVIGVNTSHGVGWYTLTTRPRDVSIIGVVTDAQLDRVAAECAATPTDTARIVVMHHNPVRGQLSNRFGIKHPGKVIERYARAGVDLVLCGHDHQEAVHHLPEHGGMVVCTAGTLSNRSRGGRPCSFHDITVTDRHIAVTTHYWTDRAAFEPSPVQCFARSSRVPA